CTCCAGGGGTTTCCGCCGGTAGTCAATCCGCCGGAGCTGGCTGATTTCTGTCGAAGATCTTTGGGCGGTATATTCGGGGAGGGGAAAATTTTAGCGTCCCACCCCACGATGGCCACGGAAGATTTCAGCCAGTATCAGCAGCAAGTGCCGGGAATTTTTCTTTGGCTGGGTTCAGGCAATCGTGACCATGGCATCATCCATCCATGGCATCATGCTCAATTCAATATTGATGAGAAAATGCTTGCTTACGGCGCTGCCGCGCTGGCCAGACTGGCCTATGACCATAACGCGTCCGTTTAATAGTTACCGCCATTTAAAAACGCCGTTAAAAAATGTTGACGGCAGACAGGAAAAGTTCTACAATAAATTTTAATATGAAAGTTACGGCTGACTGTACCAGCGGAGGCCGGGCATAACAAGGTTATGTCCGGCCTCCGCTTTTTGCAGTCTGCTCCGACAGGAGGAAAGCATTGTGAAAAGACAAATTGTCAGTCTACTCGTTCTGCTCATCGCTCTAACCGGCATCATCACCGGGTGCGGCGGCGCAAAAGAAGAAAAGCCCGTGGCTGCGGAGAGAAAATCCATTAAGGTCGGGGTGTCGGCCGGACCTCACGCGGAAATTATGGAGGTCGTGAAAAAGATTGCGGCAAGAGACGGCCTGGACATCCAGATTGTCGAGTTTACCGATTACATGACGCCAAATATCGCCTTAAGCCAGGGGGATATCGACGTCAACAGCTATCAGCACCAGCCATGGCTGGATAATCAGATTAAGGATCGGAAGTATGAGTTTGTTTCAATCGCCAAAACTGTGATCTTTCCCATGGGGATTTATTCGAAACGGGTAAAAAACGCGACTGAGCTGAAAGAGGGAGCGACGATTGCCATTCCCAACGATCCGAGTAATAGCGGCCGGGCCCTGGCTATCCTGGAAAAAGGCGGAGTGATCAAGTTGAAGCCTGGGGCCGGTATTAAAGCAACTTTGGCAGATATTGCGGAAAATCCTAAAAAAATTAAGATAAGGGAGCTGGATGCGGCGCAAATTCCCCGTTCATTGGATGATCTGGATGCAGCCGCCATTAATACCAACTATGCCATAGTCGCCGGCTTAGTCCCGACCAAGGACGCCATTATTCTGGAAGATCCAGACTCACCCTATGCCAATCTGCTGGTGGTACGTAGGAAAGATAAGGACCAGCCGGTTTTTCGAAAATTGATCAAGGCTTACCACACTCCGGAAGTAAAGCAGTGGA
The nucleotide sequence above comes from Acetonema longum DSM 6540. Encoded proteins:
- a CDS encoding MetQ/NlpA family ABC transporter substrate-binding protein, whose amino-acid sequence is MKRQIVSLLVLLIALTGIITGCGGAKEEKPVAAERKSIKVGVSAGPHAEIMEVVKKIAARDGLDIQIVEFTDYMTPNIALSQGDIDVNSYQHQPWLDNQIKDRKYEFVSIAKTVIFPMGIYSKRVKNATELKEGATIAIPNDPSNSGRALAILEKGGVIKLKPGAGIKATLADIAENPKKIKIRELDAAQIPRSLDDLDAAAINTNYAIVAGLVPTKDAIILEDPDSPYANLLVVRRKDKDQPVFRKLIKAYHTPEVKQWIEEKYKGSFVPTW